A window from Bordetella petrii encodes these proteins:
- a CDS encoding FAD-dependent oxidoreductase yields MDTYDVVVIGAGVIGSSVAFHLSRLGAKNVLLLDRGTIGAGTTAQSSGILRTHYSVRENVELARQSWRVFNDFPRYLGDEEASCGLVKCGYLIAAPEGGKLEPLRASLRQQQALGIPLEILSPDQARELLPIARFDDAALIGFEPEAGFADAYLVATSFARAARRAGVTVRENVDVKKLLIDNGKVTGVSTAAGDFRAATVISTQNIWTSELAGWTGQQLPLAPERHAVLALECGAARYSYSMPVFKDLASPGMLYCRSYGGSQMLVSEGTAGQRLDTAELEQGDIPMDYIAEVGAQVAERFPAYETAGIASSWTGVYDVTPDWNPVLGRLPGIAGLVVGYGFSGHGFKLSPTVGRVLAQEALGLPTDVSLAPYSVERFQTGALLTGRYGTGAVS; encoded by the coding sequence GTGGATACATACGACGTAGTGGTCATCGGCGCCGGCGTCATCGGCAGCTCGGTCGCATTTCATCTTTCCCGGCTGGGCGCGAAAAACGTGCTGCTGCTCGACCGCGGCACCATCGGCGCCGGCACCACCGCCCAATCGTCCGGCATCCTGCGCACGCACTATTCCGTCAGAGAAAATGTCGAACTGGCGCGGCAATCGTGGCGGGTCTTCAACGACTTTCCCCGCTACCTGGGCGACGAAGAAGCATCCTGCGGCCTGGTCAAGTGCGGCTACCTGATCGCCGCCCCCGAAGGCGGCAAACTGGAGCCGTTGCGCGCGTCGCTGCGGCAGCAGCAGGCGCTGGGCATTCCGCTGGAGATCCTGTCGCCGGACCAGGCGCGCGAACTGCTGCCCATCGCGCGGTTCGACGACGCCGCCCTGATCGGCTTCGAACCCGAAGCCGGCTTTGCCGACGCCTATCTGGTGGCCACCAGCTTCGCGCGCGCCGCCCGCCGCGCCGGCGTCACGGTGCGCGAAAACGTCGACGTCAAGAAACTGCTGATCGACAACGGCAAAGTCACCGGGGTATCGACCGCCGCCGGCGACTTCCGCGCCGCCACCGTCATCAGCACCCAGAATATCTGGACTTCCGAACTGGCCGGCTGGACCGGCCAACAACTGCCCCTGGCGCCGGAGCGGCATGCCGTGCTGGCGCTGGAATGCGGCGCCGCCAGGTACAGCTACAGCATGCCGGTCTTCAAAGACCTGGCCTCGCCCGGCATGCTGTACTGCCGCAGCTATGGCGGCAGCCAGATGCTGGTCAGCGAAGGCACCGCGGGGCAAAGACTGGATACGGCCGAACTGGAACAGGGCGATATCCCCATGGACTACATCGCCGAGGTCGGCGCCCAGGTCGCGGAGCGCTTTCCCGCATACGAAACCGCCGGCATCGCCTCGTCATGGACGGGCGTGTACGACGTCACCCCCGACTGGAATCCGGTGCTGGGGCGGCTGCCCGGCATCGCCGGGCTGGTGGTGGGCTACGGATTCTCGGGCCACGGCTTCAAGCTGTCGCCCACCGTCGGCCGCGTACTGGCCCAGGAGGCGCTGGGACTGCCCACCGATGTATCCCTGGCGCCGTACTCCGTCGAGCGATTCCAGACCGGGGCCTTGCTGACAGGGCGATACGGAACGGGCGCCGTATCGTGA
- a CDS encoding Bug family tripartite tricarboxylate transporter substrate binding protein, translating to MNTQRRNALKVLSGLCGAAALPRFALAKSGSYPSGPVTVVVPYGAGGSTDVIARLLVNDVSERLGGDFITENKPGAAGNIGTRLVAISPADGKTLLYSTATPFCINPYVYRTLPFDPDHDFAAVSRTAKLPLVLVANAGLGIKTAPEFIEYLRKHQKDCSFSSYGVGTSSHIAGAIFTKKIGAPGVLHVPYKDMTAMSDLAAGRNTFHIDAWSVVGPLVKAGKLVALAVSSSEPLPWAPQLPTIASVVKSDYEVVTWHAVFAPRKTPGDIITLLNREFQKTLDKPAVQKTYAEQGFLTYPPATPEEIDAFVKQDKLRWKGYVEAAGIKPS from the coding sequence ATGAACACGCAACGTCGCAATGCCTTGAAAGTTCTGTCCGGCCTGTGCGGGGCCGCCGCCCTGCCCCGTTTCGCGCTGGCGAAATCCGGTTCGTATCCCTCCGGGCCGGTCACGGTCGTGGTGCCCTACGGCGCGGGCGGCAGCACCGACGTCATCGCCCGCCTGCTGGTCAACGATGTATCCGAGCGCCTGGGCGGCGACTTCATCACCGAGAACAAGCCCGGCGCGGCCGGCAACATCGGCACCCGCCTGGTGGCGATTTCGCCCGCCGACGGCAAGACCCTGCTGTATTCCACCGCCACGCCGTTCTGCATCAACCCCTACGTTTACCGCACCCTGCCGTTCGACCCCGACCACGACTTCGCCGCGGTGTCGCGCACAGCCAAGCTGCCGCTGGTGCTGGTGGCCAACGCCGGCCTGGGCATCAAGACCGCCCCCGAGTTCATCGAGTACCTGCGCAAGCATCAGAAAGACTGCAGCTTCAGCTCTTACGGCGTGGGCACCTCCAGCCACATCGCCGGCGCGATCTTCACCAAGAAAATCGGCGCCCCCGGCGTGCTGCATGTTCCCTACAAAGACATGACCGCCATGTCCGACCTGGCCGCCGGCCGCAACACCTTCCACATCGACGCCTGGTCCGTGGTGGGGCCGCTGGTCAAGGCCGGCAAGCTGGTGGCGCTGGCGGTGTCCAGCAGCGAACCGCTGCCCTGGGCGCCGCAGCTGCCCACCATCGCCAGCGTCGTCAAGAGCGACTACGAAGTCGTCACCTGGCATGCGGTGTTCGCGCCGCGCAAGACGCCGGGCGACATCATCACCCTGCTGAACCGGGAATTCCAGAAGACGCTGGACAAACCCGCCGTGCAGAAAACCTATGCGGAACAGGGCTTCCTGACCTACCCGCCGGCCACGCCCGAAGAAATCGACGCCTTCGTCAAACAGGACAAGCTGCGCTGGAAAGGCTATGTCGAGGCGGCCGGCATCAAGCCGTCATGA
- a CDS encoding NAD(P)/FAD-dependent oxidoreductase has product MASSADIFAPDFQRRPYWWEAYEPPEPGEDTLPASVDVAIVGAGYAGICCALTLRQAGIDALVLEAGRPGQGASTRSGGQVSGGVNVQKKALAAVGESPEQREQLLAERLRDAAASMSYVESLIADHGIQCGWHKTGRLTTMWVPQHYEAWKDRIEQLNACTGSHARMLAREELAPEIGSRVYHGAALIERAGHLHPAQLYGGMLRAARDAGARIHGNTPVASITRQAGGYELATPRGTVRARQVVIATNGYTGPGLAGLQRKVVPIATYMIATEELAPGLAASLLPTNRAVSESRRVVNHYRLSPDGRRLLFGGRARFTPAGEETTARLLHRAMLKRFPQMAGTRITHSWGGRVAMTLDSMPHIGGSDGLHYALGCNGSGVAMMSYLGHSVGRKIAEQSRGPINAFDMGEIPGHPFYFGSTWFLFAIGSWYQARDAYDHWKAR; this is encoded by the coding sequence ATGGCGTCTTCAGCCGATATCTTCGCGCCGGATTTCCAGCGCCGCCCTTACTGGTGGGAAGCCTACGAGCCGCCCGAGCCCGGCGAGGACACGCTGCCTGCCAGCGTCGACGTGGCCATCGTGGGCGCCGGCTACGCCGGCATCTGCTGCGCGCTGACCCTGCGCCAGGCAGGCATCGACGCGCTGGTGCTGGAAGCCGGCCGGCCCGGCCAGGGCGCCAGCACCCGGTCCGGCGGGCAGGTGTCGGGCGGCGTCAACGTGCAAAAAAAGGCGCTGGCCGCCGTGGGCGAAAGCCCCGAACAGCGCGAGCAGTTGCTGGCCGAACGGCTGCGCGATGCCGCGGCGTCCATGAGTTACGTCGAATCCCTGATCGCGGACCACGGCATCCAGTGCGGCTGGCACAAGACCGGCCGGCTGACCACCATGTGGGTGCCGCAGCACTACGAAGCCTGGAAAGACCGCATCGAACAGCTGAACGCCTGCACCGGATCGCATGCGCGGATGCTGGCGCGCGAAGAACTGGCGCCGGAAATCGGGTCGCGGGTGTACCACGGCGCCGCGCTGATCGAACGCGCCGGCCACCTGCACCCCGCGCAGCTGTACGGCGGCATGCTGCGCGCCGCGCGCGACGCCGGCGCCCGCATCCACGGCAATACGCCCGTTGCGAGCATCACGCGCCAGGCAGGCGGCTACGAACTGGCCACGCCGCGCGGCACGGTGCGGGCGCGGCAGGTGGTGATCGCCACCAACGGCTACACCGGCCCGGGCCTGGCCGGGCTGCAGCGCAAAGTGGTGCCCATCGCCACCTACATGATCGCCACCGAAGAACTGGCGCCCGGCCTTGCGGCCAGCCTGCTGCCCACCAACCGCGCCGTGTCCGAGTCGCGGCGGGTGGTCAACCACTACCGCCTGTCGCCCGACGGCCGCCGCCTGCTGTTCGGCGGCCGCGCGCGCTTCACGCCGGCCGGCGAAGAAACCACCGCGCGCCTGCTGCATCGGGCCATGCTCAAGCGCTTTCCCCAAATGGCCGGAACGCGCATCACGCACAGCTGGGGCGGCCGGGTCGCGATGACGCTGGATTCCATGCCGCATATCGGCGGATCCGACGGGCTGCACTACGCGCTGGGCTGCAACGGCAGCGGCGTGGCCATGATGAGCTACCTGGGGCACAGCGTCGGCCGCAAGATCGCCGAACAGTCCCGCGGTCCGATCAACGCTTTCGACATGGGGGAAATTCCCGGTCATCCTTTTTACTTCGGCAGTACGTGGTTTCTGTTCGCCATAGGCAGTTGGTACCAGGCGCGGGACGCCTACGACCACTGGAAGGCTCGCTGA
- a CDS encoding hydantoinase B/oxoprolinase family protein translates to MTKTVDNFRLQVLANHCTAAAEAMGYTLMRTAYSTFVKETEDFSAQLMTPSGKTFASPKTFGATWYTGLDYGRVIAMFDDYREGDIYLTNDPYSGYVATHTPDMHVWKPVFRDGRLVCFVGTHIHNTDMGGAVPASLSRTLTEVHQEGLRIPPMLLMRDGVIDEKLLRIMQVNVRMPDQNHGDLNAQIAALNVGERKVHEIIDRFGVEEFMQGAESILDYAEQQTRALIRDMPDGEYEFSEYADEDSVGGYPCRIHITLRVRGDELELDFTGSDPQVASSLNVPTGGDGHHSVITVGLIYVMHTLAPRNVLNAGSVRPMSAVLPEGSVVNPHAPAAVGMRSLMAAVIQACTFGVFNRALPDRLPACPAGGSTLLNVKTATREGRQVLSSIGPCGGGAGGGPEYDGVEGCGANNAFLKNTPVEINEAEVPIEIIRYGLVPDTGGAGRLRGGNAATMEFKVLAPNGVVTARNRNRSELAAWGVVGGKAGANSRFIKNPDSEHPEELRNSDLVNCAPGDVIRLQGPAGGGYGHPYERPEEKVLDDVRCGFVSPQRARDAYGVVVRDDLTVDEAATRALRGGERGSQQHFDYGPGRSRFESIWTTPRYDAMTRIMAALPVSWRHFVKHQMFAALAGTAPPADGGAADIERIYAQLSQRYADLPPLSSLDERAAARA, encoded by the coding sequence GTGACCAAGACCGTCGACAATTTCCGCCTGCAGGTGCTGGCCAACCACTGCACGGCCGCGGCCGAGGCCATGGGCTACACGCTGATGCGCACGGCCTATTCCACCTTCGTGAAAGAAACCGAAGACTTCTCGGCCCAGCTGATGACGCCGTCGGGCAAGACCTTCGCTTCGCCCAAGACCTTCGGCGCCACCTGGTACACCGGCCTGGACTACGGCCGGGTGATCGCCATGTTCGACGACTACCGCGAAGGCGACATCTACCTGACCAACGACCCCTACAGCGGCTACGTGGCCACCCACACCCCCGACATGCATGTGTGGAAGCCGGTGTTCCGCGACGGCAGGCTGGTGTGCTTCGTGGGCACGCACATCCACAACACCGACATGGGCGGCGCCGTGCCCGCCTCGCTGTCGCGCACACTGACCGAAGTGCACCAGGAAGGGCTGCGCATCCCGCCCATGCTGCTGATGCGCGACGGCGTCATCGACGAAAAGCTGCTGCGCATCATGCAGGTGAACGTGCGCATGCCCGACCAGAACCACGGCGACCTCAACGCGCAGATCGCTGCCCTGAATGTGGGCGAGCGCAAAGTGCATGAAATTATCGACCGCTTCGGCGTGGAAGAATTCATGCAGGGCGCCGAATCCATTCTGGACTACGCCGAGCAGCAAACGCGCGCCCTGATACGCGACATGCCCGACGGCGAGTACGAGTTTTCCGAATACGCCGACGAAGATTCGGTGGGCGGCTATCCGTGCCGCATCCACATCACCCTGCGGGTGCGCGGCGACGAGCTGGAGCTGGACTTCACCGGCAGCGACCCGCAGGTCGCCTCGTCGCTGAACGTGCCCACCGGCGGCGACGGGCACCATTCCGTCATCACGGTAGGCCTCATCTACGTCATGCACACCCTGGCGCCGCGCAACGTGCTCAACGCCGGCTCGGTGCGGCCCATGAGCGCCGTGCTGCCCGAGGGCTCGGTGGTCAATCCGCACGCCCCCGCCGCGGTGGGCATGCGCAGCCTGATGGCCGCGGTCATCCAGGCCTGCACGTTCGGCGTATTCAACCGCGCCCTGCCCGACCGCCTGCCCGCCTGCCCGGCCGGCGGCTCGACCCTGCTCAACGTCAAGACGGCCACGCGCGAAGGCCGCCAGGTGCTGTCCTCGATCGGGCCGTGCGGCGGCGGCGCCGGCGGCGGGCCGGAATACGACGGCGTGGAAGGCTGCGGCGCGAACAACGCTTTCCTGAAAAACACCCCCGTGGAAATCAACGAAGCCGAAGTGCCCATCGAGATCATCCGCTACGGGCTGGTACCCGACACCGGCGGGGCGGGCCGGCTGCGCGGCGGCAACGCCGCCACAATGGAATTCAAGGTGCTGGCGCCCAACGGCGTGGTCACCGCGCGCAACCGCAACCGCTCGGAACTGGCGGCCTGGGGCGTGGTGGGCGGCAAGGCGGGCGCCAACTCGCGCTTTATCAAGAACCCCGATTCCGAACACCCCGAAGAACTGCGCAACAGCGACCTGGTCAATTGCGCCCCGGGCGACGTCATCCGCCTGCAGGGGCCGGCGGGCGGCGGCTACGGCCATCCGTACGAGCGCCCCGAGGAAAAAGTGCTGGATGACGTGCGCTGCGGCTTTGTATCGCCGCAGCGGGCCCGCGACGCCTACGGCGTGGTGGTGCGCGACGACCTGACGGTAGACGAGGCCGCCACGCGCGCCTTGCGCGGCGGCGAGCGCGGCAGCCAGCAGCATTTCGACTACGGTCCGGGACGGTCACGCTTCGAAAGCATCTGGACCACCCCGCGCTATGACGCCATGACGCGGATCATGGCGGCCCTGCCGGTCAGCTGGCGGCATTTCGTGAAGCACCAGATGTTCGCCGCGCTGGCCGGCACCGCGCCGCCCGCGGACGGCGGCGCGGCCGACATCGAGCGCATCTACGCGCAACTGAGCCAGCGCTATGCCGACCTGCCGCCGCTGTCATCCCTGGACGAGCGCGCAGCCGCGCGCGCCTGA
- a CDS encoding hydantoinase/oxoprolinase family protein gives MGYRVGVDIGGSFTDFAVFDEDSGEIKSLKVFSRPDQPGEEVIAGVRMLGERYGIQPGQISYFTHGTTVGINTVIQRKGLKLALFTTENFCDVLEMARLKTPDMYHLLSRRPEPLIKRSMVFGIAERMAPDGSARKPLDEASVCRAVEQAREAGAEGIVISLLHAYRNPAHELRAKEIVQSIAPGLPVSCSSETWPIIREYERTVTAVIGGYVQPRVAHYLGSLQSVLKNAGVKPEPRLTKSNGGVMTAEQGKRDCVQMILSGTAAGVIGASHVAATAGVPRCLSLDIGGTSADIAVIVDGKPQYGVGELIGDFQIHIPSVSVSSVGEGGGSIAWVDPLGVLKVGPESAGSRPGPACYRRGGTRATITDAFVCCGLVGHSDLGYQAVAVDADASRKAVGELATRLGRGIEETAEAIIQIAVSGMYTEVSGLVSRYGIDPREYAVLAFGGAGPMLGCFLAREIKVKEIIVPPSPGTLSALGGLIADLKSDFLKTVYVDLNPTNLQAVRDEFAVLRQRAQAWLMQEQGHIDQAELLYSAEMRYRGQSYEIDTVLDPAHVADGDVAAVAAAFHAMHRRLYGHADEHAPVQIVSLRVVISGSSDKPRFPRHELRSGTPQPERSLRVWLDGGFREVGLFSRTALHAGQQLAGPAIITQDDCTTVIPGGYACRVDEFANLRITSEGAES, from the coding sequence ATGGGGTACAGAGTAGGCGTAGACATCGGGGGGTCGTTCACCGACTTCGCCGTGTTCGACGAAGACAGCGGCGAAATCAAGAGCCTGAAAGTATTCTCGCGCCCGGACCAGCCGGGCGAAGAAGTCATCGCCGGGGTGCGCATGCTGGGCGAGCGCTACGGCATCCAGCCCGGGCAGATCAGCTACTTCACGCACGGCACCACGGTGGGCATCAACACCGTCATCCAGCGCAAGGGCCTGAAGCTGGCCCTGTTCACCACCGAGAACTTCTGCGACGTTCTGGAAATGGCGCGCCTGAAAACGCCCGACATGTACCACCTGCTGTCGCGCCGCCCCGAGCCCCTGATCAAGCGCAGCATGGTCTTCGGCATTGCCGAGCGCATGGCGCCGGACGGATCCGCGCGCAAGCCGCTGGACGAAGCCAGCGTCTGCCGCGCCGTCGAGCAGGCGCGCGAGGCCGGCGCCGAAGGCATTGTCATTTCCCTGCTGCATGCCTACCGCAACCCGGCCCACGAACTGCGCGCCAAGGAAATCGTGCAATCGATCGCGCCCGGCCTGCCGGTGTCGTGCTCGAGCGAAACCTGGCCCATCATCCGCGAATACGAGCGCACGGTCACGGCCGTCATCGGCGGCTACGTGCAGCCGCGCGTCGCGCACTACCTGGGCTCGCTGCAAAGCGTCCTGAAAAACGCCGGCGTCAAGCCGGAACCGCGCCTGACCAAGTCCAATGGCGGCGTCATGACCGCCGAGCAGGGCAAGCGCGACTGCGTGCAGATGATCCTGTCGGGCACCGCCGCCGGGGTAATCGGCGCCAGCCACGTCGCCGCCACCGCGGGCGTGCCGCGCTGCCTCAGCCTGGACATCGGCGGCACCAGCGCCGACATCGCCGTCATCGTCGACGGCAAGCCGCAATATGGCGTGGGCGAGCTGATCGGCGATTTCCAGATCCACATCCCCTCGGTGTCGGTGTCGTCGGTGGGCGAAGGCGGCGGCTCCATCGCCTGGGTCGATCCGCTGGGCGTGCTGAAAGTCGGCCCCGAAAGCGCCGGCTCGCGGCCCGGGCCGGCCTGCTACCGGCGCGGCGGCACGCGCGCCACCATTACCGACGCCTTTGTCTGCTGCGGCCTGGTCGGGCATTCCGACCTGGGCTACCAGGCCGTGGCCGTGGATGCCGACGCCTCGCGCAAGGCGGTCGGCGAACTCGCCACCCGGCTCGGCCGCGGCATCGAAGAAACCGCCGAGGCCATCATCCAGATCGCCGTGTCCGGCATGTACACCGAAGTCAGCGGGCTGGTGTCGCGCTACGGCATCGACCCGCGCGAATACGCCGTGCTGGCGTTCGGCGGGGCCGGCCCCATGCTGGGCTGCTTTCTGGCGCGCGAAATCAAGGTCAAGGAAATCATCGTGCCGCCCTCGCCCGGCACGCTCAGCGCCCTGGGCGGCCTGATCGCCGACCTGAAGAGCGATTTCCTGAAAACCGTCTACGTCGACCTGAATCCGACCAACCTGCAGGCCGTGCGCGACGAATTCGCCGTACTGCGCCAGCGCGCGCAAGCGTGGCTGATGCAGGAACAGGGCCACATCGACCAGGCCGAACTGCTGTATTCCGCCGAAATGCGCTACCGCGGCCAGTCGTATGAAATCGACACCGTGCTGGACCCGGCGCACGTGGCGGACGGCGACGTGGCGGCGGTGGCCGCTGCCTTCCATGCCATGCACCGCCGCCTGTACGGGCATGCCGACGAACACGCCCCCGTGCAGATCGTGAGCCTGCGCGTGGTGATCTCGGGCAGCAGCGACAAGCCGCGCTTCCCGCGCCATGAGCTGCGCTCCGGCACGCCGCAGCCCGAGCGTTCGCTGCGCGTATGGCTGGACGGCGGCTTCCGCGAAGTCGGCCTGTTCAGCCGCACGGCGCTGCACGCCGGCCAGCAGCTGGCCGGCCCGGCGATCATCACGCAGGACGACTGCACCACGGTGATTCCCGGCGGCTATGCCTGCCGAGTCGACGAATTCGCCAACCTGCGCATCACTTCCGAAGGAGCCGAGTCGTGA
- a CDS encoding helix-turn-helix domain-containing protein, protein MNDNRSVQRCLAVLRSFRGGPGQSLTALSRSVDLPHSTVLRLLNTLQSEGYVRKEGTLWSLTPQLLEIGFAALANTGVNDLIQASLQALADSCSGTVNIGEKSKDEAIIIARASSESERRKILVVNLRVGNSLGPKSALGSALDLPEDEWSIALYADRKVTTIGISLFTGPVRSLSLGLSVNDEDYSRQRIESELLPELRAKRDEIRRLMRLGEV, encoded by the coding sequence ATGAATGATAATAGGTCGGTCCAGAGGTGTCTAGCCGTGCTGCGCAGTTTTCGCGGCGGCCCCGGGCAATCCCTGACTGCGCTGTCCCGGTCGGTGGATCTGCCGCACTCGACGGTGCTGCGCCTGCTGAACACGCTGCAAAGCGAGGGCTATGTGCGCAAAGAAGGCACGCTGTGGTCGCTGACGCCGCAATTGCTTGAAATCGGCTTCGCCGCGCTGGCGAACACGGGGGTCAACGACCTGATCCAGGCGTCTTTGCAGGCGCTGGCCGACAGCTGTTCGGGCACGGTGAACATCGGCGAAAAAAGCAAGGACGAGGCCATCATCATCGCGCGCGCCAGTTCTGAATCCGAGCGCCGCAAGATCCTGGTGGTGAACCTGCGCGTGGGTAATTCGCTGGGGCCGAAGTCGGCCCTGGGTTCGGCGCTGGACCTGCCGGAAGACGAATGGTCCATTGCGCTGTACGCCGATCGCAAGGTCACCACGATCGGCATATCGCTGTTCACCGGGCCGGTGCGCAGTTTGTCGCTGGGGCTGTCCGTCAACGACGAAGATTATTCGCGGCAGCGTATCGAAAGCGAACTGCTGCCCGAACTGCGCGCCAAGCGCGATGAGATCCGGCGCCTGATGCGCCTGGGCGAAGTCTAG
- a CDS encoding DUF2007 domain-containing protein, producing MIRLVRAPDMLLGQHWANLLEQAGIACHITGQYLQGGAGEIPVDQCGPNLWLEDERDRDAAMRIIEGHADGGGGARPHWHCDDCGEWLEPQFSTCWQCGAARPA from the coding sequence ATGATCCGACTGGTACGCGCGCCCGACATGCTGCTTGGCCAGCATTGGGCCAATCTGCTGGAACAAGCGGGCATTGCCTGCCACATCACCGGCCAGTACCTGCAAGGAGGCGCGGGAGAAATTCCGGTGGACCAGTGCGGCCCCAACCTGTGGCTGGAAGACGAGCGCGACAGAGATGCCGCCATGCGCATCATCGAGGGGCACGCCGATGGCGGTGGCGGCGCGCGGCCCCACTGGCACTGCGATGATTGCGGCGAATGGCTGGAGCCCCAGTTCAGCACATGCTGGCAATGCGGCGCGGCGCGCCCGGCCTGA